A window of the Bradyrhizobium ottawaense genome harbors these coding sequences:
- a CDS encoding glycerophosphodiester phosphodiesterase family protein produces the protein MRAPDWLTARPVAHRGLHDFARGIIENMPAAAEAAAQAHFAIECDIQLTADGEAMVHHDDALGRLTEGSGALLGKTAAELKAVRFKNTDERMMTLGDLCALVAGRVPLVIEVKSHFDGDRKLVKRMAEVLAGYAGPAAGMSFDPDQVLALRELMPNLVRGIVAEREYTETDWPEASAEQRLGMTHLRHAFRTRPHFVAYWVNELPSVAPWIARNVFGLPLLSWTVRTPEQRARAARYADQMIFEGFLPGT, from the coding sequence GTGCGCGCCCCGGATTGGCTGACGGCGCGGCCGGTCGCTCACCGCGGCCTGCATGATTTCGCGCGCGGCATCATCGAGAACATGCCGGCGGCGGCCGAGGCCGCAGCGCAAGCGCATTTCGCCATCGAATGCGACATCCAGCTCACCGCGGATGGCGAAGCGATGGTGCATCACGACGACGCGCTCGGACGCCTCACCGAAGGTTCCGGCGCGTTGCTCGGCAAGACCGCGGCCGAACTCAAGGCAGTCAGGTTCAAGAATACCGACGAGCGGATGATGACGCTCGGCGATCTCTGCGCGCTGGTCGCCGGCCGCGTGCCGCTGGTGATCGAGGTGAAGAGCCATTTTGACGGCGACCGCAAACTGGTGAAGCGAATGGCCGAGGTGCTCGCCGGCTATGCGGGACCCGCGGCCGGAATGTCCTTTGATCCCGACCAGGTGCTGGCGCTTCGAGAGCTCATGCCAAACCTTGTCCGCGGAATCGTCGCCGAGCGCGAATATACCGAAACCGACTGGCCGGAAGCGTCAGCCGAACAGCGCCTGGGCATGACGCATTTGCGCCATGCGTTCCGCACCCGGCCGCATTTCGTGGCCTATTGGGTCAACGAACTGCCGTCGGTAGCCCCCTGGATCGCCCGCAACGTCTTCGGCCTGCCGCTGTTGAGCTGGACGGTCCGTACGCCGGAACAGCGCGCCCGCGCCGCGCGTTACGCCGACCAGATGATTTTTGAAGGCTTTCTGCCGGGAACCTGA
- a CDS encoding RidA family protein gives MAGTVEQKLTAQGITLPEPRAAMANYVGFVRTGNLLFVSGQVCANAEGKLIAKGKLGAGVTVEQGYEAAKGCGVNLLAQVKAAMGDLDKVVRVVRLGGFVNSAPDFLDGPKVLNGASDLMVAAFGDKGRHARTTVGVASLPSDAAVEVEAVFEVS, from the coding sequence ATGGCGGGTACGGTCGAACAGAAGCTGACGGCACAAGGCATCACCTTGCCGGAGCCCCGCGCCGCCATGGCCAACTATGTCGGCTTCGTCCGCACCGGCAATCTGCTGTTCGTCTCGGGCCAGGTCTGCGCCAATGCCGAGGGCAAGCTGATCGCCAAGGGCAAGCTCGGCGCCGGCGTCACCGTCGAACAAGGGTACGAAGCGGCAAAGGGTTGCGGCGTCAACCTGCTGGCGCAGGTCAAGGCGGCGATGGGCGATCTCGACAAGGTGGTGCGCGTGGTCCGGCTCGGCGGCTTCGTCAACTCGGCCCCGGATTTCCTCGATGGGCCGAAGGTGCTCAACGGCGCCTCCGACCTGATGGTCGCAGCGTTCGGCGACAAGGGCCGCCACGCCCGCACCACCGTCGGCGTAGCCTCCCTGCCCTCGGATGCCGCCGTCGAGGTCGAGGCCGTCTTCGAGGTGTCCTGA
- a CDS encoding cell envelope integrity EipB family protein, protein MASSLPIPVRALMFSVAASFGAALTHVPAVAAASGPFLSHQALYELSLIKSRGSNAISNARGRILYNFSGSSCEGYTSEFRQVSELDSGEGKLTLSDLRSSSWEDAAGKSYRFKIDTRMNDSDSAPVDGMAERVGDHITVKLKQPVAKTFNLDGNVVFPTEQIQHIIAAARAGKSVLELTVYDGSDNGEKVYNTLSVIGQPIPGTRNIASPDPSTANDQMKTLTRWPVTVSYYDREAKSKDGEQTPVYAMSFELFENGVSRALVLDYNDFVISGAMGKFDVKDSKPCK, encoded by the coding sequence ATGGCCAGCTCGCTCCCGATTCCGGTCCGCGCTTTGATGTTCTCGGTTGCGGCCAGCTTCGGAGCCGCGCTCACCCATGTGCCGGCGGTGGCCGCCGCCAGCGGGCCGTTTCTCTCGCACCAGGCGCTATACGAATTGAGCCTCATCAAGTCGCGCGGCTCCAATGCCATCAGCAACGCGCGCGGGCGGATCCTCTACAATTTCTCCGGTAGTTCCTGCGAGGGCTATACCTCAGAATTCCGCCAGGTGTCGGAACTCGACAGCGGCGAGGGCAAGCTGACGCTGAGCGATCTGCGCTCGTCCTCCTGGGAGGACGCCGCCGGCAAGAGCTATCGCTTCAAGATCGATACAAGGATGAACGACAGCGATTCCGCGCCGGTCGATGGCATGGCCGAGCGCGTTGGCGATCATATCACGGTCAAGCTGAAGCAGCCGGTGGCGAAGACGTTCAACCTCGACGGCAATGTCGTGTTCCCGACGGAGCAGATCCAGCACATCATCGCTGCGGCCCGCGCAGGCAAATCGGTGCTGGAACTGACGGTCTATGACGGCTCCGACAACGGCGAGAAGGTCTACAACACGCTGTCGGTCATCGGACAGCCGATTCCGGGCACCCGCAACATCGCATCGCCCGATCCTTCCACCGCCAACGACCAGATGAAGACGCTGACGCGCTGGCCGGTCACCGTCAGCTATTACGACCGCGAAGCCAAGTCCAAGGACGGCGAGCAGACGCCGGTGTACGCGATGTCGTTCGAGCTGTTCGAAAACGGCGTCTCCCGCGCGCTGGTGCTCGACTACAACGATTTTGTGATTTCGGGCGCGATGGGCAAGTTCGACGTCAAGGATTCCAAGCCGTGTAAGTGA
- a CDS encoding DNA polymerase IV — protein MSASAPALDGPRCFCRDCLGDLDIKATRCGKCGSPRLVRHRALPSLTLAHIDCDAFYATVEKRDNPEIADKPVIIGGGKRGVVSAACYISRTFGVRSAMPMFKALALCPQAVVIRPDMAKYVRVGREVRHAMQTLTPLVEPLSIDEAFLDLSGTQRVHGMIPAKVLARFARDVERDIGITVSVGLSCNKFLAKIASDLDKPRGFAALDQDEAREMLADRPVGFIYGVGPATQEKLLQRGFRTIADLQRADEVELMKQFGTEGRRLWRLARGIDDRLVVADRGAKTISNETTFENDIKDFATLEKVLWRLSEKVSSRLKNSELSGLTITLKLKTADFRQRTRSQSIQTPTQLAARIFAVSRELLAKEIDGTAFRLIGTGVSALRPGDQAEDSDMLDRRSAHAERAIDNLRKKFGNAAVIRGIAYEGPEKEEDEEEEEE, from the coding sequence GTGAGCGCGTCGGCGCCGGCGCTTGACGGTCCGCGCTGCTTTTGCCGGGATTGCCTCGGTGACCTCGACATCAAGGCCACGAGATGCGGCAAATGCGGCTCGCCCCGGCTGGTCCGCCACCGGGCCCTGCCCTCGCTGACGCTGGCCCATATCGATTGCGACGCATTCTACGCCACGGTCGAAAAGCGCGACAACCCCGAGATCGCCGACAAGCCCGTCATCATCGGCGGCGGCAAGCGTGGCGTGGTGTCGGCGGCCTGCTACATCTCGCGGACCTTTGGCGTGCGCTCGGCGATGCCGATGTTCAAGGCGCTGGCGCTCTGCCCCCAGGCGGTCGTGATCCGGCCCGACATGGCAAAATACGTCCGGGTTGGCCGCGAGGTGCGCCACGCCATGCAGACGCTGACGCCGCTGGTCGAGCCGTTGTCGATCGACGAGGCGTTTCTCGACCTTTCCGGCACCCAGCGCGTCCACGGCATGATTCCGGCGAAGGTGCTGGCGCGCTTCGCCCGCGACGTCGAGCGCGACATCGGCATCACGGTATCGGTCGGCCTGTCCTGCAACAAATTTCTCGCCAAGATTGCCTCCGACCTCGACAAGCCCAGAGGCTTTGCGGCGCTCGATCAGGACGAGGCGCGCGAGATGCTGGCCGACCGACCGGTCGGCTTCATCTACGGCGTCGGACCCGCCACCCAGGAAAAACTGCTGCAACGGGGTTTTCGCACCATCGCCGACCTGCAGCGCGCCGACGAGGTCGAACTGATGAAACAGTTCGGCACCGAAGGCCGACGGCTGTGGCGGCTGGCGCGCGGCATCGACGACCGCCTGGTCGTGGCCGATCGCGGCGCCAAGACGATTTCGAATGAGACCACCTTCGAGAACGACATCAAGGATTTTGCGACTCTCGAAAAGGTGCTGTGGCGGCTGTCGGAAAAAGTGTCGTCGCGGCTGAAAAATAGCGAACTTTCAGGCCTCACCATCACGTTGAAACTGAAGACCGCCGATTTCCGGCAGCGCACCCGTTCGCAATCGATCCAGACCCCGACGCAGCTCGCAGCTCGGATATTCGCGGTGTCGCGCGAGCTGCTGGCCAAGGAAATCGACGGCACGGCGTTTCGCCTGATCGGCACCGGCGTCAGCGCGCTGCGCCCCGGCGACCAGGCCGAGGATTCCGACATGCTCGACCGCCGCTCGGCCCACGCCGAACGCGCGATCGACAATCTGCGCAAGAAGTTCGGCAATGCCGCCGTGATCCGGGGCATTGCGTATGAGGGACCGGAGAAGGAAGAAGATGAGGAAGAGGAGGAGGAGTGA
- a CDS encoding DUF3572 domain-containing protein yields MKKPVHNPREVAEIVAIQALTFVAGDPERLGLFLAESGLGPETLRTAAANPQFLASVLDFVLRDDATVKAFADASQLHPTNVAAARQALDDPDWERDVP; encoded by the coding sequence TTGAAAAAGCCTGTTCACAACCCCCGCGAAGTAGCTGAAATCGTTGCGATTCAGGCGCTGACCTTCGTCGCCGGCGACCCTGAGCGGTTAGGGCTGTTCCTGGCCGAAAGCGGTTTGGGCCCGGAGACGCTGCGGACGGCGGCGGCCAATCCGCAATTTCTGGCGTCCGTGCTCGATTTCGTCCTGCGCGATGACGCAACCGTGAAGGCCTTTGCCGACGCCTCGCAACTCCACCCGACCAACGTCGCCGCCGCCCGCCAGGCGCTTGATGACCCGGACTGGGAGCGCGACGTGCCGTGA
- a CDS encoding response regulator, with amino-acid sequence MAKTVLIVEDNELNMKLFRDLLEAHGYQTSGTSNGFEALDLVRKLRPDLILMDIQLPQVSGLEVTRWIKDDPELRAIPVVAVTAFAMKGDEERIREGGCEAYLSKPISVGKFIETVRRFIG; translated from the coding sequence ATGGCCAAAACCGTCCTGATCGTCGAAGACAACGAGCTCAACATGAAGCTCTTTCGCGATCTGTTGGAAGCGCACGGCTATCAGACCTCGGGCACCAGCAACGGTTTCGAGGCGCTCGATCTCGTCCGCAAGCTTCGCCCTGACCTGATCCTGATGGATATCCAGCTTCCGCAGGTATCCGGCCTCGAAGTGACGCGCTGGATCAAGGACGATCCGGAACTGCGCGCCATTCCGGTGGTCGCAGTCACCGCGTTTGCGATGAAGGGCGACGAGGAACGCATCCGCGAGGGCGGCTGCGAGGCGTATTTGTCCAAACCAATTTCAGTCGGCAAGTTTATTGAAACGGTACGGCGTTTTATCGGGTAG
- a CDS encoding PleD family two-component system response regulator has product MSARILVVDDVPANVKLLEARLSAEYFDVLTASNGAQALDICSRAECDIILLDVMMPDMDGFEVCRRLKSNPATHYIPVVIITALDSAADRVRGLEAGADDFLTKPVSDVVLIARVRSLTRLKMMTDELRMRAITSLEIGMEAPERSAVADKGVGGRILLVDDRPSSYERLAPILATEHTVDVETNPAEALFHAADGNYDLLIVSLSLENYDGLRLCSQARSLERTRQMPILAISDADNNARLLRGLEIGVNDYLLRPVDKNELLARARTQIRKRRYTDHLRDNVQNSIEMAITDALTGLHNRRYMESHLQTLAEQASSRGKPLALMIIDIDFFKAINDNYGHDAGDDVLREFAVRIRKSIRGIDLACRYGGEEFVIVMPETDLHVAGMVAERLRRSIAGETFAVNKGIRRIEVTISIGLTTLERKGEPVADVLKRADTALYRAKHDGRNRVVSAAA; this is encoded by the coding sequence ATGTCTGCGCGTATCCTGGTCGTCGATGATGTTCCCGCCAACGTCAAGCTGCTGGAAGCCCGTCTGTCCGCCGAATATTTCGACGTGCTGACCGCGTCCAACGGCGCCCAGGCGCTGGACATCTGCTCGCGCGCCGAATGCGACATCATCCTGCTCGACGTCATGATGCCCGACATGGACGGTTTCGAGGTCTGCCGCCGGCTGAAGTCCAATCCGGCGACGCATTACATTCCGGTGGTGATCATCACGGCGCTGGACAGCGCGGCCGATCGCGTCCGCGGGCTCGAGGCCGGGGCCGACGACTTTCTGACCAAGCCGGTGTCCGACGTCGTGCTGATCGCGCGCGTCCGCTCGTTGACGCGACTGAAGATGATGACCGACGAGCTGCGCATGCGCGCCATCACCTCGCTGGAAATCGGCATGGAGGCGCCGGAGCGCAGCGCCGTCGCCGACAAGGGCGTCGGCGGACGCATCCTCTTGGTCGACGACCGGCCGTCGTCCTACGAGCGGCTGGCGCCGATCCTTGCTACCGAGCATACCGTCGATGTCGAGACCAATCCGGCGGAAGCCCTGTTTCACGCCGCCGACGGCAACTACGACCTGCTGATCGTCTCGCTCAGCCTGGAGAACTATGACGGCCTGCGGCTGTGCAGCCAGGCGCGTTCGCTGGAGCGCACCCGCCAGATGCCGATCCTGGCGATTTCCGACGCCGACAACAATGCGCGGCTGCTGCGCGGGCTTGAAATCGGCGTCAACGATTACCTGCTGCGCCCGGTCGACAAGAACGAGTTGCTGGCGCGGGCGCGCACCCAGATCCGCAAGCGGCGCTACACCGACCATCTGCGCGACAATGTGCAGAACTCGATCGAAATGGCGATCACCGACGCGCTGACCGGGCTGCACAATCGCCGCTACATGGAAAGCCATCTGCAGACGCTGGCCGAGCAGGCCTCGAGCCGCGGCAAGCCTCTGGCGCTGATGATCATCGACATCGATTTCTTCAAGGCCATTAACGACAATTACGGTCACGACGCCGGCGACGACGTGCTGCGCGAATTTGCGGTGCGGATCCGCAAGTCGATTCGCGGCATCGATCTGGCTTGCCGCTACGGCGGCGAGGAATTCGTCATCGTGATGCCGGAAACCGACCTTCACGTCGCCGGCATGGTGGCGGAACGGCTGCGCCGCTCGATCGCCGGCGAAACCTTCGCGGTCAACAAGGGCATCAGGCGCATCGAGGTCACGATCTCGATCGGGCTGACGACGCTGGAGCGCAAGGGCGAACCGGTCGCCGACGTACTGAAGCGCGCCGACACCGCGCTGTACCGCGCCAAGCACGACGGCCGCAACCGTGTGGTTTCCGCGGCGGCGTGA
- a CDS encoding serine hydrolase domain-containing protein, whose product MEDLKVTASGYDFKPARAAMQRYIDGNLLSGISWAVMVGRDLVDVNCVGWADKEAQTALRTDHIFRVFSNTKLITSCAALLLFEEGKLGLDDPIEKFIPQLGNRKVLRSGATSLDDTEPAKSSITIRQLLSHSSGLSYGFFDPGTVIFKALNERGVHNPMTTLAQMVDVLADLPLIYQPGTSWEYSLAIDVVARLVEVISGQSFDTFIKARILDPLGMVDTGFVVPEKDQGRLVAYYAGADLMDPMKPGLTRTDNAPFPGAYLRPVARLNGGGGLVSTMPDMVALIRSLLPGGKTLLKPETIAQMMTNQLPDGQWIRFAMMGEQPGKAHGLAGGLILKPSAFDHPDASGEFYWGGVAGTQWWISPKRNMAGVMMAQRQMAFVHPFSFEFKRLAYEAIKQGREGQSERSTSPSALA is encoded by the coding sequence ATGGAAGACCTGAAAGTGACCGCCAGCGGCTACGATTTCAAGCCGGCCCGCGCGGCCATGCAGCGCTATATCGACGGCAACCTGCTGTCCGGCATTTCCTGGGCTGTCATGGTCGGCCGGGATCTGGTGGACGTGAACTGCGTCGGATGGGCCGACAAGGAAGCGCAGACGGCTCTCCGCACCGATCATATTTTCCGGGTTTTTTCCAACACCAAGCTGATCACCTCCTGCGCCGCGCTGCTGCTGTTCGAGGAGGGCAAACTTGGGCTCGACGATCCCATTGAGAAGTTTATTCCGCAGCTCGGAAATCGGAAGGTGTTACGATCAGGCGCGACCTCGCTTGACGATACCGAGCCGGCCAAGAGCTCGATCACGATCCGTCAGCTCCTGAGCCACAGCTCCGGTCTGAGCTACGGCTTCTTCGATCCCGGCACCGTCATCTTCAAGGCGCTCAACGAGCGCGGCGTCCACAATCCCATGACCACGCTGGCGCAGATGGTCGACGTGCTGGCCGACCTGCCGCTGATCTATCAGCCGGGGACGTCCTGGGAATACTCGCTCGCGATCGACGTGGTGGCACGGTTGGTCGAAGTCATCAGCGGCCAGAGCTTCGACACGTTCATCAAGGCGCGGATTCTCGATCCGCTCGGCATGGTCGATACCGGCTTCGTCGTGCCGGAAAAGGATCAGGGACGGCTGGTGGCGTATTACGCCGGCGCCGACCTGATGGATCCGATGAAGCCGGGCCTGACCCGCACCGACAACGCGCCCTTCCCCGGCGCCTATCTGCGCCCTGTCGCGCGCCTCAATGGCGGCGGCGGTCTGGTTTCGACGATGCCCGACATGGTCGCGTTGATCCGCAGCCTGCTGCCCGGCGGCAAAACCCTGCTCAAGCCGGAGACGATCGCCCAGATGATGACCAACCAGTTGCCGGATGGCCAGTGGATCCGCTTTGCCATGATGGGCGAACAGCCCGGCAAGGCGCACGGCCTGGCCGGCGGGCTGATCCTGAAGCCCTCGGCATTCGATCATCCCGATGCGTCGGGCGAATTCTATTGGGGTGGCGTGGCCGGCACGCAATGGTGGATCTCGCCGAAGCGCAACATGGCTGGCGTGATGATGGCGCAGCGCCAGATGGCGTTCGTCCACCCGTTCTCGTTCGAGTTCAAGCGGCTGGCGTATGAGGCCATCAAGCAAGGGCGCGAAGGGCAATCCGAGCGATCAACTAGTCCGTCCGCACTAGCCTAA
- a CDS encoding TetR/AcrR family transcriptional regulator, whose translation MKDRILETADRLFYLQGIRAVGVDTIAAEIGISKRTLYNHFPSKDALISAYLERRFVAPRPSEKPPAEQILGTFDSLERRFSAKDFRGCPFVNAVAELGSEDQPVRKIAIAFKESRRLWFRDLLLQLGIADAEGLATQLTLLVDGSIAQDLVRNDPAMARAARQAATVLLRNAGVKVGSGAAAPKPQSPAKKH comes from the coding sequence ATGAAGGACCGCATCCTCGAAACCGCGGACAGGCTGTTCTATTTGCAGGGGATTCGCGCGGTTGGCGTCGACACCATCGCGGCCGAAATCGGCATCAGCAAGCGCACGCTCTATAATCATTTTCCGTCAAAGGACGCGCTGATCTCGGCCTATCTCGAGCGCCGCTTCGTGGCGCCGCGGCCATCGGAGAAACCACCCGCCGAACAGATTCTCGGCACCTTCGATTCGCTGGAACGGCGGTTCTCGGCCAAGGATTTTCGCGGCTGCCCCTTCGTCAACGCGGTTGCCGAACTCGGCAGCGAGGACCAGCCGGTGCGCAAGATCGCGATCGCCTTCAAGGAAAGCCGAAGACTCTGGTTTCGCGATCTGCTGCTGCAGCTTGGCATCGCCGATGCCGAGGGACTGGCGACGCAGCTGACGCTGCTGGTCGACGGCTCGATCGCCCAGGATCTGGTCCGCAACGACCCCGCGATGGCGCGCGCAGCCAGGCAGGCCGCAACGGTGTTGCTCAGGAATGCGGGGGTGAAGGTTGGCAGCGGTGCGGCCGCGCCGAAGCCGCAATCCCCCGCCAAGAAGCACTAG
- a CDS encoding MFS transporter, whose product MPLLQVLRPTLPILIGASLMLTLSMGLRQSLGIFMQPLTHDIGISVSDFTLAIAVQNLAWGFLQPLAGALTVRYGFRSIMVIGSLFYIAGLTLMASAHGFLSVMIGGGVLIGMSLACTAAAIAMSVAARAVPATVRSTVMGLVSGAGSLGALLSAPLGQILNEGYGWRVGLAGFVVLALAMIPAAWFAGGVDRIALPKPASDEIGNTSASVAVKVAFSNPSFVVMTCAYFVCGMQLVFLTTHLPSYLAICGLDPMLSAQTLGMIGGFNVIGSIFFGWAGQRWNKLVLLGGIYIVRSIALAWYFTLPATPATTLLFGAIMGFLWMGVGPLVAGAVAEMFGLKWQAMIQGLAFMSHQLGSFLGAFGGGVLYDQLGSYTMAWRIGVALGLAGGIIQVAFALIRPSGPPVLRTA is encoded by the coding sequence ATGCCCCTGCTGCAAGTCCTGCGCCCCACGCTGCCCATCCTGATCGGCGCTTCGCTGATGCTGACGCTCAGCATGGGCCTGCGGCAGTCGCTCGGCATCTTCATGCAGCCGCTGACGCATGACATCGGCATATCGGTCTCCGACTTCACGCTGGCGATTGCCGTGCAAAACCTCGCCTGGGGTTTCTTGCAACCGCTCGCCGGCGCGCTGACGGTGCGTTACGGCTTTCGCAGCATCATGGTGATCGGCTCGTTGTTCTACATTGCGGGCCTGACGTTGATGGCGAGCGCGCACGGCTTTCTCAGCGTCATGATCGGTGGCGGCGTGCTGATCGGCATGTCGCTGGCCTGCACCGCGGCGGCGATTGCGATGTCGGTCGCGGCGCGCGCGGTGCCGGCGACGGTGCGCAGCACGGTCATGGGCCTGGTGTCGGGGGCGGGATCGCTCGGCGCCCTGCTGTCGGCGCCGCTCGGGCAGATTCTCAACGAAGGCTATGGCTGGCGCGTCGGTCTCGCCGGATTCGTGGTGCTGGCGCTGGCGATGATTCCCGCGGCCTGGTTTGCCGGCGGCGTCGACAGGATTGCGCTGCCGAAGCCGGCGTCGGACGAGATCGGCAACACCTCGGCCAGCGTCGCGGTCAAGGTGGCGTTCTCCAACCCGTCCTTCGTGGTGATGACCTGCGCCTATTTCGTCTGCGGCATGCAGCTCGTATTCCTCACCACCCATCTGCCGTCCTATCTGGCGATCTGCGGCCTGGATCCGATGCTGAGCGCGCAGACGCTCGGCATGATCGGCGGCTTCAACGTGATCGGCAGCATCTTCTTCGGCTGGGCAGGCCAGCGCTGGAACAAGCTGGTGCTGCTCGGCGGCATCTACATCGTCCGCTCCATCGCGCTCGCCTGGTACTTCACCCTGCCGGCGACGCCGGCGACCACGCTATTGTTCGGCGCCATCATGGGTTTCCTGTGGATGGGCGTTGGGCCGCTGGTGGCCGGTGCGGTCGCCGAAATGTTCGGCCTGAAATGGCAGGCGATGATCCAGGGGCTCGCCTTCATGAGCCATCAGCTCGGCAGCTTCCTCGGCGCCTTCGGCGGCGGGGTGCTGTACGACCAGCTCGGCTCCTACACCATGGCGTGGCGAATCGGCGTTGCGCTGGGTCTCGCCGGAGGCATCATCCAGGTCGCCTTCGCGCTGATCCGGCCGAGCGGGCCGCCGGTGTTGCGAACGGCGTAA
- a CDS encoding ammonium transporter: MGLWKYARQRLGPFVVALLGIALLCMLFGDIALAEDAGPPACGGKILEKCTPNSGDTAWMLTSVALVLMMTVPGLGLFYGGMVRKKNVGDTVMTSFAVTCLVTILFALFTYSMAFRAGSPFIGGLDRMFLKDILSDIGKGGIGNPNPLAATIPESVYICFQMTFAIITPALIAGAFAERMKFSAMLLFIGLWAIFVYAPIAHWVWGPDGIFSAGNDAAWVKVLDFAGGTVVHINAGVAGLMCAIMLGKRKETGPAHNMVLTFIGASLLWVGWFGFNAGSAVTAGMQAGMAMLVTQIATAVAGFTWMLVEWALKGKPTVVGICSGAVAGLVAITPASGFVGPVGAFAIGIAAGVFCYWGCTGLKRLFSYDDALDCFGVHAIGGIVGALLTGVFAVEQYGGTPGALEGNVGQFFNQCIGVATVFVYDAVVSLIILFVVKMFVGLRVTQDIEREGLDLALHGEIVQ; this comes from the coding sequence ATGGGACTCTGGAAATACGCGCGCCAAAGACTCGGGCCTTTCGTGGTTGCACTCTTGGGGATCGCGCTTCTCTGCATGCTGTTCGGTGACATCGCGCTCGCGGAAGACGCGGGGCCGCCGGCCTGCGGTGGCAAGATTCTCGAGAAGTGCACACCCAACTCCGGCGATACCGCATGGATGCTGACGTCGGTCGCGCTCGTCTTGATGATGACCGTTCCGGGTCTCGGCCTGTTCTATGGTGGCATGGTGCGCAAGAAGAACGTGGGCGACACGGTGATGACCAGCTTTGCCGTCACCTGCCTCGTCACCATTCTGTTCGCGCTCTTTACCTACAGCATGGCGTTTCGCGCCGGCTCGCCGTTCATCGGGGGCCTGGATCGGATGTTCCTGAAGGACATCCTGAGCGACATCGGCAAGGGAGGCATCGGCAATCCCAATCCGCTCGCCGCGACCATTCCTGAGAGCGTGTATATCTGCTTTCAGATGACGTTCGCTATCATTACGCCAGCGTTGATCGCTGGCGCGTTTGCCGAGCGGATGAAGTTCTCGGCCATGCTCTTGTTCATCGGCCTGTGGGCGATTTTCGTCTATGCGCCGATTGCGCACTGGGTCTGGGGACCCGACGGCATCTTCTCCGCCGGCAACGACGCCGCGTGGGTGAAAGTGCTGGATTTCGCCGGCGGCACCGTCGTGCATATCAACGCCGGTGTTGCTGGGCTGATGTGCGCGATCATGCTTGGCAAACGGAAAGAAACCGGGCCGGCGCACAACATGGTGCTCACCTTCATCGGCGCCTCCCTGCTGTGGGTTGGCTGGTTCGGATTCAACGCCGGCTCCGCCGTGACCGCGGGCATGCAGGCCGGAATGGCGATGCTGGTAACCCAGATTGCTACCGCAGTTGCCGGCTTTACCTGGATGCTGGTGGAATGGGCGCTGAAGGGCAAGCCGACCGTCGTCGGCATCTGCTCGGGCGCGGTCGCCGGCCTTGTCGCGATTACGCCGGCTTCCGGCTTCGTCGGACCGGTCGGCGCCTTCGCCATCGGAATCGCGGCAGGCGTCTTCTGCTACTGGGGGTGCACCGGCTTGAAGCGCTTGTTCAGCTATGACGACGCGCTGGATTGTTTCGGCGTTCATGCGATCGGCGGCATCGTCGGGGCGCTTTTGACCGGGGTGTTCGCGGTCGAGCAATACGGTGGAACCCCAGGCGCTCTGGAGGGCAACGTTGGACAGTTCTTCAACCAATGCATCGGCGTGGCCACCGTTTTCGTTTATGACGCCGTCGTCAGCCTGATCATCCTTTTCGTGGTCAAGATGTTCGTCGGTCTTCGCGTGACGCAAGACATCGAGCGGGAAGGGTTGGACCTCGCGCTGCACGGAGAAATCGTGCAATAA
- the rpmG gene encoding 50S ribosomal protein L33 has protein sequence MAKAVTIKVKLVSTADTGFYYVAKKNSRTMTDKLVKKKYDPVARKHVEFKESKIK, from the coding sequence ATGGCCAAAGCGGTCACCATCAAGGTCAAGCTCGTTTCCACGGCGGATACCGGCTTCTATTACGTCGCCAAGAAGAATTCGCGCACCATGACCGACAAGCTGGTCAAGAAGAAGTACGACCCGGTCGCGCGCAAGCACGTCGAGTTCAAGGAATCGAAGATCAAGTAA